The Medicago truncatula cultivar Jemalong A17 chromosome 4, MtrunA17r5.0-ANR, whole genome shotgun sequence genome includes a region encoding these proteins:
- the LOC25493940 gene encoding tRNA (guanine(37)-N1)-methyltransferase 2, protein MLLDKSKFDVHLKLWALRIPCQLCKVATRILNGYLLDKPRIKPITEDPTCDKNRYLILSEKVQNQDLSDIPNQKLGELKDLCEIDVLPHSLILDYSYWSADHVLKQILPNGVEVPSSFETIGHIAHLNLHDELLPFKDVIAKVIYDKNHPRIKTIVNKVGSISNEFRVPEFEVLAGEHDMITEVKQYGATFRLDYSLVYWNSRLEHEHKRLVSMFKAGEIICDMFAGIGPFAIPAAQKGCLVYANDLNPDSIHYLRINAKINKVDDQICSYNLDARKFISQLMEVPDSENKKENDVPISDTCYTCKIQDNTEPNSEKKLLTVDTKDLGDCTNTSLEDIQGSAENAAKSAIAVKRSCGSPHEGNGKAHGTEVLEGGGKKGSTNKRRRGSEISATKTWEHIDHVVMNLPASAIQFLDAFKGLIQRKYWKGNLPLIHCYCFIRATETPESIIAVAESALKATILDSKFHRVRDVAPNKAMFCLSFRLPEACIHEEDSQ, encoded by the exons ATGTTGTTGGACAAGAGCAAGTTCGATGTGCACTTGAAACTCTGGGCCCTTCGAATACCCTGCCAACTTTGCAAGGTTGCTACTCGAATCCTCAATGG TTACTTGCTTGACAAGCCCCGAATTAAACCCATCACCGAGGACCCAACTTGTGACAAAAACCGTTACCTTATACTCTCCGAGAAAGTTCAGAATcaag ATTTATCCGATATTCCAAATCAAAAGCTTGGTGAGCTTAAGGACTTGTGTGAGATTGATGTTTTGCCCCATTCATTGATTCTAGATTATTCATACTGGAGTGCAG ATCACGTGTTGAAACAGATACTGCCTAACGGAGTGGAAGTGCCTTCATCTTTCGAAACAATAG GTCACATTGCCCACTTAAACCTGCATGATGAATTACTTCCCTTCAAGGATGTTATTGCAAAGGTTATCTATGAT AAAAATCACCCAAGAATCAAAACTATTGTTAATAAAGTTGGAAGCATTTCAAATGAATTCCGAGTTCCAGAATTTGAAGTTTTAGCAGGAGAACATGATATGATTACAGAAGTGAAGCAATATGGTGCCACTTTTAGGCTTGATTACAGTCTGGTTTATTGGAATTCCAGATTGGAACATGAACACAAAAGGTTGGTTTCAATGTTCAAAGCTGGAGAAATCATTTGTGACATGTTTGCTGGTATAGGCCCTTTTGCAATTCCTGCCGCACAGAAAGGATGCTTAGTCTATGCAAATGATTTAAATCCAGATAGCATACACTATCTGAGGATTAATGCCAAAATTAATAAGGTTGATGATCAAATTTGTTCGTACAACTTGGATGCTAGAAAGTTCATATCCCAGCTAATGGAAGTGCCAGATTCtgagaataaaaaagaaaatgatgttcCCATTTCTGATACTTGTTACACATGCAAGATACAAGACAATACTGAGCCAAATTCAGAAAAGAAGTTGCTAACTG TTGATACAAAAGACCTAGGAGACTGCACTAACACTAGTTTAGAGGATATACAAGGTTCAGCAGAGAATGCTGCCAAGTCTGCAATTGCTGTCAAAAGATCTTGTGGCAGTCCTCATGAAG GAAACGGAAAGGCTCATGGTACTGAGGTCCTTGAAGGTGGTGGCAAAAAAGGAAGCACAAACAAGAGAAGGAGAGGGTCTGAAATATCTGCCACAAAAACTTGGGAACATATTGACCACGTAGTAATGAACCTTCCAGCATCTGCTATTCAATTTCTAG ATGCATTCAAGGGACTGATCCAGAGGAAATATTGGAAAGGAAATCTACCATTGATCCACTGCTATTGCTTCATTAGGGCAACTGAAACTCCTGAATCTATAATAGCT GTAGCAGAATCTGCTTTAAAAGCTACTATACTAGACTCAAAATTTCACAGGGTTAGGGATGTAGCTCCAAACAAG GCAATGTTTTGTTTAAGCTTTAGGTTGCCAGAAGCATGCATTCATGAAGAAGATAGTCAATGA
- the LOC25493941 gene encoding glucan endo-1,3-beta-glucosidase 8, which translates to MAQENATHHYLMTLLFIIIFFLSMSSCGYGVGVNWGTMATHQLPPKNVVKMLQENGFDKLKLFDADEWVMAALLGTDIEVMLAIPNNMLEEISKDPKVADSWVYENVTSYLYPGGLNIKYIAVGNEPFLKEYNGTYLMYTLPALKNIQTSLNNAGLGSSIKATVPFNADAYYSPDSNLVPSAGDFRPEVRDLTIEIINYLYTNNAPFTVNIYPFLSLYGNDHFPFDFAFFDGNNKPLVDGNLLYTNVFDANLDTLLYALEKAGYPDMHVIIGEVGWPTDGDKNANIQNAKRFNNGLLKHCLSGNGTPKRKGIIDIYLFSLIDENAKSIAPGNFERHWGIFEFDGKPKYELDLKGFQGDEGLVAVEGVKYMEKQWCILDPDISDLHYLAGSIDYACSLSDCTALGYGSSCNGLSLEGNASYAFNMYYQVHNQKDWDCDFSGLAILSDQDPSEKGCQFPVMISHASCLGLHKGFLAFGGVYIFLVFFFTIVDR; encoded by the exons ATGGCACAAGAAAATGCAACTCATCATTATCTAATGACATTACTCTTcatcattattttcttcttaaGTATGTCTTCATGTGGTTATGGAGTTGGAGTCAACTGGGGAACCATGGCAACTCACCAACTTCCTCCGAAGAACGTCGTTAAAATGCTTCAAGAAAATGGTTTCGATAAACTCAAACTGTTTGATGCTGATGAATGGGTTATGGCAGCTTTGTTAGGGACTGATATTGAGGTTATGTTAGCAATTCCTAATAATATGTTGGAAGAAATAAGCAAGGATCCTAAAGTTGCTGATTCTTGGGTTTATGAAAATGTCACCAGTTATTTGTACCCTGGTGGATTAAACATCAA ATACATTGCAGTTGGCAATGAACCTTTCCTTAAGGAATATAATGGAACATATCTAATGTACACTCTACCAGCTCTTAAGAACATACAGACATCTCTCAACAATGCAGGACTTGGTTCAAGCATCAAAGCCACAGTACCATTCAATGCTGATGCATATTATTCACCAGACTCAAATCTAGTTCCATCAGCCGGCGATTTCAGACCAGAAGTCCGTGACTTAACCATCGAAATAATTAATTACCTATACACGAACAACGCGCCTTTCACTGTCAACATCTATCCCTTCTTAAGTCTATATGGAAATGATCATTTCCCTTTCGATTTCGCGTTTTTCGACGGAAATAACAAGCCTCTTGTGGATGGTAATTTACTTTACACTAATGTTTTTGATGCAAATCTTGATACACTTTTATATGCTTTAGAGAAAGCAGGGTATCCAGATATGCATGTTATAATTGGAGAAGTTGGTTGGCCAACAGATGGTGATAAAAATGCAAATATTCAAAATGCAAAAAGGTTCAACAATGGTTTACTCAAACATTGTTTAAGTGGAAATGGTACACCAAAAAGGAAGGGTATAATTGACATCTATTTATTCAgtttaattgatgaaaatgcTAAAAGTATTGCTCCTGGCAACTTTGAGAGACATTGGGGAATTTTTGAGTTTGATGGAAAACCAAAATATGAATTGGATTTAAAAGGATTTCAAGGTGATGAAGGTCTTGTAGCTGTTGAAGGTGTTAAGTATATGGAAAAACAGTGGTGTATTTTGGATCCTGATATTAGTGATTTGCATTATTTGGCTGGTAGTATTGATTATGCATGTAGCTTATCAGATTGTACTGCATTAGGATATGGATCTTCTTGTAATGGTTTGAGTCTTGAAGGGAATGCTTCTTATGCATTTAATATGTATTATCAAGTGCATAATCAGAAGGATTGGGATTGTGATTTTTCAGGTTTGGCTATCTTATCAGATCAGGATCCATCAGAAAAGGGGTGTCAGTTTCCTGTCATGATCTCTCATGCTTCATGTTTGGGGCTGCATAAAGGGTTTTTGGCCTTTGGGggtgtatatatttttcttgtatttttttttactatagtTGACAGGTAA
- the LOC25493942 gene encoding uncharacterized protein, with amino-acid sequence MASLTPGLILKLLQAMNTDTRVTGDHRSPLLQLIGIVPALSSSDLFSNEGFYLNLSDSLNSTYVLLSHPDTDLILNNRLQLGQFLYVDRFHFHSPLPSVTNIRPLPTRHSFVGTPEPLVARISPTTRHFTIQPLSDSDDPLSLYLSTNTPQSPVQINQQQQQKINNVHSRQPLAPRDNLPTPKRFSSPATAKRSQSAGKFGKVSAERDPSPAGKMKRSSSPVPSKCVVPSLVSAREENRKVSREAAIIVPSRYRQPSPTARKQPSPNPRRASISPGRRLSGGIKFSPAVGDSTAKKKMVAGISKISDMLAGSAKTTRKNWDEHNVEGEAKEKSVGSKTRVDSQLILRTQVAMSRRLSDVKSRKSDDNDSSSVDENTIDSSPQSCLDLEKPKFAGLGGITIHEKKWTDGSVPLDAVSGKLSRLGKDAMERKALASAAAAAALEEANATECIIRNLSMFSDLCSVCKAKNPLPTIDKFFSIYDDVLRSIAMTESVANSHDDSIPTCQSKSISLWVEAALATDLQIVSLLTENDINTPSELPKRLSRPHSLSTSKSQGNGMKETLELGTSLLSEMQMWFLRFVEESLEAGFKVFGESANGGKKALPLDGGSIAIVLSHLKRVNAWLDRVVSKGNHSLTDKIEKLKRKIYGFVIQHVGSTFDNKASLASS; translated from the exons atgGCTTCACTAACACCAGGCCTAATCCTCAAACTCCTCCAAGCAATGAACACCGATACACGTGTCACCGGCGACCACCGTTCTCCTCTTCTCCAACTCATTGGAATTGTCCCCGCTTTATCCAGCTCCGATCTCTTTTCAAACGAAGGCTTCTACCTCAACCTCTCTGATTCTCTCAACTCCACCTACGTTCTTCTCTCTCACCCTGACACCGATCTCATCCTCAATAATCGTCTTCAATTAGGCCAATTCCTCTACGTTGATCGCTTCCATTTCCATTCCCCTCTTCCTTCTGTCACCAACATTCGTCCTCTACCCACTCGTCATTCCTTCGTCGGAACACCAGAACCACTTGTAGCTCGTATTTCACCTACCACTCGTCATTTCACCATTCAACCATTATCAGATTCAGATGATCCTCTTTCTTTGTATCTCTCCACCAACACACCACAATCTCCGGTTCagatcaatcaacaacaacaacagaagaTCAACAATGTTCATTCACGGCAACCACTTGCTCCACGAGATAATTTACCAACGCCTAAGAGATTTTCATCTCCGGCAACTGCTAAACGATCACAATCTGCAGGGAAGTTTGGTAAAGTTTCTGCTGAGAGAGATCCATCTCCGGCGGGGAAGATGAAGAgatcttcttcaccggttccgTCCAAATGTGTGGTTCCGAGTTTGGTTTCTGCTCGTGAGGAGAATCGGAAGGTTTCACGTGAGGCGGCCATTATTGTTCCCTCCAGGTATAGACAGCCCTCTCCGACGGCAAGGAAGCAGCCTTCGCCGAATCCTAGAAGAGCTTCAATTTCTCCGGGGAGAAGGTTGTCCGGGGGAATCAAGTTTTCGCCAGCGGTTGGAGATTCCACTGCAAAGAAGAAGATGGTAGCTGGGATTTCTAAGATTTCTGATATGTTGGCTGGGTCGGCCAAGACAACAAGAAAGAATTGGGATGAACACAATGTTGAAGGTGAAGCTAAAGAAAAGAGTGTTGGTTCTAAAACTAGGGTTGATTCTCAATTAATCTTGCGTACTCAG GTTGCAATGTCAAGGAGATTGAGTGATGTGAAAAGCCGAAAATCAGATGACAATGATTCTTCTTCTGTGGATGAGAATACTATAGACTCTTCTCCTCAAAGTTGTTTGGATTTAGAGAAACCCAAGTTTGCAGGTTTAGGTGGCATTACAATTCATGAAAAGAAATGGACTGATGGAAGTGTTCCTCTTGATGCTGTGTCTGGCAAACTTTCAAGGCTTGGAAAG GATGCAATGGAAAGGAAAGCTCTTGCTTCTGCAGCTGCTGCTGCAGCATTAGAAGAGGCCAATGCCACTGAATGTATAATAAGAAATTTAAG CATGTTTTCAGACCTTTGCTCTGTGTGTAAAGCCAAAAATCCTTTGCCAACCATAGACAAGTTTTTTAGCATCTATGATGATGTCCTAAGATCAATCGCAATGACAGAATCTGTTGCTAATAGTCATGATGACAGTATTCCAACATGTCAATCTAAGTCCATCTCTCTTTGGGTTGAAGCTGCTTTGGCCACTGATCTTCAGATAGTATCCCTTCTAACTGAAAATGACATAAACACTCCATCAGAACTTCCGAAAAGGCTGTCAAGACCACACTCTCTTAGCACGTCTAAGAGTCAAGGAAATGGAATGAAAGAAACACTGGAGCTTGGAACAAGTTTACTGTCAGAGATGCAAATGTGGTTTTTACGCTTTGTTGAAGAATCCCTTGAAGCAGGATTTAAAGTGTTTGGAGAGAGTGCTAATGGTGGGAAGAAAGCATTGCCTCTGGATGGTGGCTCCATTGCTATTGTTTTGTCGCATTTGAAGCGAGTAAATGCATGGTTGGACCGCGTAGTTTCTAAAGGGAACCACTCATTGACAGATAAGATCgagaaattaaagagaaaaatctaTGGTTTTGTTATCCAGCATGTAGGATCAACTTTTGATAACAAAGCTTCCCTTGCTTCATCCtga